A single Chryseobacterium sp. DNA region contains:
- a CDS encoding MATE family efflux transporter, protein MNFLNKNYTKECLTLALPVMLTQVGQVSVNLFDNIIVGKLLGADALASVSLGNAVFFSIFVLALGFSFAIPPLVSEAHSRQDHDTINSVFSHGFVINMSVGIILTVVLLLGMPLLYHSGQPAKIIPDTVSFLSIMVISMIPFMAFQTLREVSEGLSYTIGVTKATIIANIINIALNYVFIKGLWGLPPMGVKGSALATLISRIFMVVFLYFVLLKEKRTRRYIKDFSLKIQDFSKKMFDKMVKLGLPTALQMFFEVTAFAGAAFICGLISAHDIASHQIALSMASFTFNLCVGFSVASTVMIGRKLGERNFVELRKVGINNLKIAFIFMCICGLVFILGRNILPTFFTKKEEIEVITLASKLMIIAALFQLSDGIQVTALGMLRGLQDVKIPSIYTFIAYWVITIPLGYFFCVTLKMGAFGMWIALGLGLTVSAVFLVKRFLNMSAKRIKQNI, encoded by the coding sequence ATGAACTTTTTAAACAAAAACTATACAAAAGAATGCCTGACTTTGGCTCTGCCTGTGATGCTTACCCAGGTGGGGCAGGTTTCAGTCAATTTATTCGATAATATTATTGTCGGAAAACTGTTAGGTGCGGATGCACTGGCCTCAGTTTCGCTGGGGAATGCAGTATTCTTCTCGATATTCGTACTGGCACTCGGGTTTTCATTTGCCATTCCGCCTTTGGTTTCAGAGGCCCATTCAAGACAGGACCATGACACGATCAATTCTGTTTTCAGCCATGGATTTGTGATCAATATGTCTGTCGGGATTATCCTCACGGTGGTCTTATTATTGGGTATGCCTCTGCTCTACCACTCGGGACAGCCTGCCAAAATCATTCCTGACACCGTAAGCTTCTTAAGCATCATGGTTATCAGTATGATTCCTTTTATGGCATTTCAGACACTTCGTGAAGTATCTGAAGGGCTCTCTTATACTATTGGTGTTACCAAGGCAACAATCATTGCCAACATCATTAATATTGCCCTCAACTATGTATTTATCAAGGGTCTTTGGGGGCTTCCTCCAATGGGTGTAAAAGGATCAGCCCTTGCTACTCTTATTTCAAGAATTTTTATGGTTGTTTTCCTTTATTTTGTATTGCTTAAGGAAAAGAGAACCCGGCGTTATATCAAAGATTTTTCGTTGAAAATCCAGGATTTTTCTAAAAAGATGTTTGATAAAATGGTAAAACTGGGATTGCCTACAGCATTACAGATGTTCTTTGAAGTAACAGCCTTTGCAGGAGCGGCATTTATCTGCGGACTTATTTCTGCTCACGATATTGCTTCCCACCAGATTGCCTTAAGCATGGCTTCCTTCACCTTTAATCTTTGTGTAGGATTCAGTGTGGCTTCTACGGTAATGATTGGGCGCAAACTGGGCGAACGGAATTTTGTGGAATTAAGAAAAGTAGGGATCAATAATTTGAAGATTGCATTCATCTTCATGTGTATCTGTGGATTGGTCTTCATTTTAGGAAGAAACATCCTGCCTACTTTCTTTACGAAAAAAGAAGAAATCGAAGTCATCACTTTGGCTTCAAAACTGATGATCATTGCAGCCCTGTTCCAGCTTTCAGATGGAATCCAGGTCACCGCTTTGGGAATGCTCAGAGGATTACAGGACGTTAAGATACCGTCTATCTATACCTTTATTGCCTATTGGGTTATTACCATTCCGTTAGGGTATTTCTTCTGTGTCACTTTAAAAATGGGGGCCTTCGGAATGTGGATCGCCCTTGGTTTAGGACTGACTGTATCAGCCGTTTTCCTTGTAAAACGATTCCTGAACATGTCAGCCAAAAGAATTAAGCAGAATATATAA
- a CDS encoding sigma-54 dependent transcriptional regulator, with translation MQKILIVEDEKAISGVLHSILSDELTDYEFVIAEDGLEGYKQVEKEDFALVISDIKMPKLSGTELLKQSLALKPETTFIMISGHADIDSAVSCLKEGAYDFISKPIDINRLITSVKNALVKETLKKENKNLQTENKTLKKKVNKKYQMIGNSPALQKIQDMIEKVAVSDARVLITGPNGAGKELVAHAIHNQSDRARGPMIEVNCAAIPSELIESELFGHVKGSFTGAIKDKQGKFEQANGGTIFLDEIGDMSLIAQAKVLRALQESKVSPVGSDKEIKVDVRVLAATNKNMQKEIEEGKFREDLYHRLSVIEIYVPPLDERKEDIKLLVEHFSGMIADEHGTAMKKFDDKAIDALKALSWTGNIRELRNVVERLIILGGNTVSEADVASFVRK, from the coding sequence ATGCAAAAAATCCTTATAGTAGAAGACGAAAAAGCAATCTCGGGAGTACTTCACAGTATTCTTTCTGATGAACTTACCGATTATGAATTTGTTATCGCTGAAGACGGCCTGGAAGGCTACAAGCAGGTAGAGAAAGAAGATTTCGCATTAGTGATCTCTGATATCAAGATGCCTAAGCTTTCAGGAACAGAGCTTTTAAAGCAAAGTCTCGCATTAAAACCAGAAACTACTTTTATCATGATCTCAGGTCACGCAGATATTGACTCTGCTGTTTCATGCCTGAAAGAGGGTGCATACGACTTTATCTCCAAGCCAATTGACATCAACAGACTGATCACCAGTGTAAAAAATGCGTTGGTTAAAGAAACGCTGAAGAAAGAAAACAAAAATCTTCAGACGGAAAACAAAACATTAAAGAAAAAAGTAAATAAAAAGTATCAGATGATCGGTAATTCTCCTGCTTTGCAGAAAATTCAGGATATGATCGAAAAAGTGGCCGTGTCTGATGCCAGAGTACTGATCACCGGACCGAATGGTGCCGGAAAAGAATTGGTAGCCCACGCGATCCACAATCAAAGCGACCGTGCAAGAGGTCCTATGATAGAGGTAAACTGTGCTGCAATCCCGTCTGAACTTATTGAATCTGAACTTTTCGGCCACGTAAAAGGATCTTTTACAGGGGCTATCAAGGATAAGCAGGGAAAGTTTGAACAGGCTAACGGAGGGACTATCTTTCTGGACGAGATTGGTGACATGAGCCTTATCGCTCAGGCTAAAGTATTAAGAGCGCTTCAGGAAAGCAAAGTTTCCCCTGTAGGAAGTGATAAAGAAATAAAAGTTGATGTAAGAGTACTTGCAGCAACCAATAAAAATATGCAGAAAGAGATTGAGGAGGGAAAATTCAGAGAAGACCTTTACCACAGACTTTCTGTGATTGAAATTTATGTTCCGCCATTGGATGAAAGAAAAGAGGACATCAAATTGTTGGTTGAACATTTTTCAGGTATGATTGCCGATGAGCATGGCACTGCTATGAAAAAGTTTGATGATAAAGCTATTGATGCTTTAAAAGCGCTTTCATGGACTGGAAATATCAGAGAATTAAGGAATGTTGTTGAGCGATTAATTATTCTTGGTGGAAACACGGTTTCTGAAGCTGACGTTGCAAGTTTTGTAAGGAAATAA
- a CDS encoding YggS family pyridoxal phosphate-dependent enzyme, with protein sequence MSIKENYQIIKDQLPEGVQLVAVSKTHPVSAIQEVYELGQKVFGENKVQELMEKQPLLPQDIQWHLIGHLQTNKVKYIAPFIDTIQSVDSEKLLAEINKESGKQNRVIKVLLQVKIAAEDTKFGLDISAAENLFRQYLDGSFPNVEITGLMGMATFTEDEQQVRKEFLTLKGLFDQLSQLKPLKILSMGMSDDFPAAIECGANSVRVGSAIFGRRDYSK encoded by the coding sequence ATGAGTATTAAAGAAAATTATCAGATTATAAAAGACCAGCTTCCGGAAGGAGTTCAGCTGGTTGCCGTATCAAAAACACATCCGGTTTCCGCTATACAGGAAGTTTATGAATTGGGACAAAAGGTATTCGGAGAAAATAAAGTACAGGAACTGATGGAAAAACAGCCTCTTCTTCCCCAGGATATCCAATGGCATCTGATCGGTCATTTACAGACCAATAAAGTTAAATACATTGCTCCCTTCATTGATACCATACAAAGTGTGGATTCTGAAAAGCTACTGGCAGAGATCAATAAAGAATCCGGGAAACAGAACAGGGTCATTAAGGTATTGCTTCAGGTAAAAATTGCTGCAGAAGATACAAAGTTCGGGCTTGACATTTCAGCGGCTGAAAACCTGTTCAGACAGTATCTTGACGGGAGTTTCCCGAATGTTGAAATTACCGGTTTAATGGGAATGGCTACTTTCACGGAGGATGAACAACAGGTCAGAAAAGAATTCTTAACCTTAAAAGGTCTTTTTGATCAATTAAGCCAGCTGAAACCATTGAAAATCTTATCAATGGGGATGAGTGACGATTTCCCGGCAGCCATTGAATGCGGGGCCAATTCAGTAAGGGTCGGATCTGCTATTTTCGGCAGAAGAGATTATTCGAAGTAG
- a CDS encoding polysaccharide deacetylase family protein, which translates to MRKIFAGESKNKTFLGMLALMSATSILLNSCNFKNDVNEKINSPEDPAAKTVPSIDDENVDPDKRVIYLTFDDGPNQGTENLLKILNKRNVCATAFLVGKHAYGSKKQKDDFELLKQNPLIELANHSFTHAHNKYTDFYKNAEAVVHDFDIAKDSLKLQDKIARTPGRNIWRLNTINVTDIKGSTAAANGLKNAGYKVVGWDLEWRPTHKMTLKGSHEAMLKKVDSIFFNDLEKTSRHLVFLTHDQYLRDTDSINELDLFIEKLQKTNRFVFRKISQYPTINEVLN; encoded by the coding sequence ATGAGAAAAATTTTTGCGGGAGAGTCGAAAAATAAGACTTTTCTCGGGATGCTTGCATTGATGAGTGCAACTTCGATCTTATTGAACAGCTGTAATTTCAAGAACGACGTGAATGAAAAAATAAATTCACCGGAAGATCCTGCCGCAAAAACAGTCCCCAGTATAGATGATGAAAATGTAGACCCCGATAAAAGAGTGATCTACCTTACCTTTGATGACGGCCCGAATCAGGGCACTGAAAACCTTTTAAAAATACTCAATAAGAGAAATGTGTGTGCCACAGCTTTTCTTGTCGGGAAACATGCCTATGGAAGCAAAAAGCAAAAAGACGATTTTGAACTGTTAAAACAGAATCCCCTTATTGAGCTTGCCAATCACAGTTTTACCCATGCCCACAACAAATATACCGACTTTTATAAAAACGCCGAAGCCGTGGTACATGATTTTGATATCGCTAAAGACAGTCTTAAGCTTCAGGATAAAATAGCAAGAACCCCGGGCAGAAACATCTGGAGGCTCAACACGATTAATGTAACGGATATTAAAGGTTCTACGGCAGCAGCCAATGGACTTAAAAATGCAGGATACAAGGTGGTCGGCTGGGATCTGGAATGGAGACCCACTCATAAAATGACCCTGAAGGGAAGCCATGAAGCCATGTTGAAAAAGGTAGACAGTATTTTCTTTAACGATCTTGAAAAAACATCGAGACATCTTGTTTTCCTTACGCATGACCAATACCTCAGGGATACTGATTCGATCAACGAATTGGATCTGTTTATTGAAAAACTACAGAAAACCAACAGATTTGTTTTCAGAAAGATTTCTCAATACCCTACGATCAATGAAGTTTTGAATTGA
- a CDS encoding DUF72 domain-containing protein yields the protein MKKENLYIGCSGFYNNDWKGSLYPENAPSKDFLSLYAEVFNAVEINSTFYRNPTVKTLSKWHDETPDPFRFFIKIPKIITHQNRLAESKEAIAAFCSHIQNNLKDKLSGFLYQLPPSFKNTPENRDRITQNLDFSFLNVIEFRHESWWQQEIFDFLKSINVVFSGVSFPGSLPEDLIINNPEIIYYRLHGKPVLYKSEYSTDFLDDLAGKIKNTKQTAFIFFNNTWGTSAVRNGKYVKKILE from the coding sequence ATGAAAAAAGAAAATCTTTACATAGGGTGTTCAGGATTTTATAATAACGACTGGAAAGGGTCATTATATCCTGAGAATGCTCCAAGTAAAGATTTTCTTTCTTTATACGCTGAAGTGTTTAATGCTGTAGAGATCAATTCCACATTCTACAGAAACCCTACCGTTAAAACACTTTCAAAATGGCATGATGAAACTCCGGACCCGTTTCGGTTTTTCATTAAAATCCCTAAGATCATTACTCATCAAAACCGTCTTGCAGAATCAAAAGAAGCCATTGCCGCATTTTGCAGCCACATCCAAAATAACCTCAAGGACAAGCTGTCCGGTTTTCTGTACCAGCTGCCGCCCTCTTTTAAAAATACACCGGAAAATAGAGATCGGATCACCCAAAACCTTGATTTCAGTTTTTTAAATGTCATTGAATTCCGCCATGAATCATGGTGGCAACAAGAAATATTTGATTTTTTAAAAAGCATCAATGTCGTTTTTTCCGGGGTCAGCTTTCCTGGCAGTCTTCCTGAAGATTTGATCATTAACAATCCTGAAATCATCTATTACCGGCTTCACGGAAAGCCTGTTCTCTATAAATCTGAATACAGCACTGATTTCCTTGATGATCTTGCTGGAAAAATTAAGAACACCAAACAAACAGCCTTTATATTTTTTAATAATACCTGGGGAACTTCAGCGGTCCGCAATGGCAAGTATGTAAAAAAGATTTTGGAATAA
- a CDS encoding AraC family transcriptional regulator, with protein MKVFIKNMVCNRCISAVEDIFNKAGVGISSVILGEVETEAEVSVESMQRVEKELLETGFERIMDSAHQLVEKIKNLVITKISELDIAEDFLLSEFLSSKLHKEYSALSKTFSQNENITLEQFFILQKIEKVKELLLYNEFTLTEIAGKLGYKSVQHLSTQFRNSTGFTPTEFKKLKEHNRKSLDNLYYF; from the coding sequence ATGAAGGTTTTCATAAAAAACATGGTGTGCAACAGGTGCATTTCTGCCGTTGAAGATATTTTCAATAAAGCAGGCGTGGGGATCAGCTCTGTCATATTAGGAGAAGTTGAAACTGAAGCTGAAGTTTCTGTTGAAAGCATGCAGCGTGTCGAAAAAGAATTGCTTGAAACCGGTTTTGAAAGGATCATGGACTCTGCCCATCAACTGGTTGAAAAAATCAAAAATCTGGTTATTACAAAGATCAGTGAACTTGATATTGCCGAAGACTTTCTGCTTTCTGAATTTTTAAGCTCAAAACTTCACAAAGAGTACAGCGCCCTGTCCAAAACCTTTTCACAAAACGAAAACATTACCCTCGAACAGTTCTTTATCCTTCAAAAAATTGAAAAAGTAAAAGAACTCCTTTTATATAATGAATTTACTCTTACTGAGATTGCAGGAAAACTCGGATATAAAAGTGTACAGCACCTATCTACCCAGTTCCGCAACAGCACCGGTTTTACACCGACTGAATTCAAGAAACTGAAAGAACACAATAGAAAATCCCTGGATAACCTGTACTATTTTTGA
- a CDS encoding hotdog domain-containing protein, whose translation MNYHTRKWVKPEDLNPNHSLFGGRLLQWIDEEAALYAIIQLENTKVVTKFISEINFVSSAKQGDIIEIGIEATHFGSSSITLRCDVRNKMTHQTIITVDKIVMVNLNSEGNPAPHGKTQIEFVKDRLNGSL comes from the coding sequence ATGAACTACCATACCAGAAAATGGGTAAAACCTGAAGATTTAAATCCTAACCATTCCCTTTTCGGAGGAAGACTTTTACAATGGATTGATGAAGAAGCGGCATTATATGCCATCATCCAGTTGGAAAACACAAAAGTAGTTACAAAATTTATCTCAGAAATTAATTTCGTAAGTTCTGCCAAACAGGGAGATATTATAGAAATTGGTATTGAAGCCACACATTTCGGGTCCTCCTCGATTACGCTAAGATGTGACGTCAGAAATAAAATGACCCACCAGACGATTATTACCGTTGATAAAATTGTAATGGTCAACCTTAACAGCGAAGGAAATCCTGCCCCACACGGCAAAACTCAGATTGAATTTGTAAAAGACAGATTAAACGGCAGTCTATGA
- a CDS encoding DUF6157 family protein, which translates to MNQHTTNYINTFIETAEDCPASHSQIPPDKKEKTQACLQYEKIIKNPYLYSSDDIIFEWYALKNDISQSEKHEARNIFFSKGQACLRSSPLAKRYGFGFHHNQEGKVALFPIESEEYQNFLNDPSITKVKAMRSKRK; encoded by the coding sequence ATGAACCAGCATACCACCAATTACATCAATACCTTTATTGAAACCGCCGAAGACTGTCCCGCATCTCACTCCCAGATTCCTCCGGACAAAAAAGAGAAAACCCAGGCCTGCCTGCAGTATGAAAAAATAATAAAAAATCCTTATCTGTATTCTTCTGATGACATTATCTTTGAATGGTATGCCCTGAAAAATGATATTTCCCAAAGTGAAAAACATGAAGCAAGAAATATATTCTTTTCCAAGGGACAAGCCTGTTTAAGATCTTCTCCTCTCGCCAAGAGATACGGCTTCGGCTTTCATCATAACCAAGAAGGAAAGGTAGCGCTTTTCCCAATAGAAAGCGAAGAATATCAAAATTTTTTAAATGACCCTTCCATTACCAAAGTAAAAGCAATGCGTTCCAAAAGAAAATGA
- a CDS encoding helix-turn-helix transcriptional regulator, whose product MPIIINLDVVMAKRKVSLNELSEKVGITLSNLSVLKTGKGKAIRFNTLEAICKALDCQPGDILEYKE is encoded by the coding sequence ATGCCCATAATAATAAACCTCGATGTAGTAATGGCAAAAAGGAAAGTATCGCTGAACGAGCTTTCTGAAAAAGTAGGAATTACCCTGTCTAACCTTTCTGTTTTAAAAACGGGTAAAGGAAAAGCAATCCGGTTCAATACTCTGGAAGCGATCTGTAAAGCCCTGGATTGTCAGCCCGGGGATATTTTAGAGTATAAAGAATAG
- a CDS encoding RNA-binding protein — translation MNIFVSNINYATKEYELHDLFAEFGDVSSAKIVTDRETGRSRGFGFVEMGDEEGQQAIEALNQKEFNGKTLNVSEAKPREEKPRRSFDNNRGGSYGNNRGGGSYGNNRGGSDRGGNGGGKRW, via the coding sequence ATGAACATTTTTGTTTCAAACATCAATTACGCAACTAAAGAGTATGAGTTGCATGATCTATTCGCAGAATTTGGAGACGTATCATCAGCTAAAATCGTTACGGACAGAGAAACTGGTCGTTCAAGAGGTTTCGGTTTCGTAGAAATGGGTGATGAAGAAGGACAACAAGCTATCGAAGCTCTTAATCAGAAAGAATTCAACGGAAAAACGTTAAACGTATCTGAAGCTAAGCCAAGAGAAGAGAAGCCAAGAAGAAGTTTCGATAACAACAGAGGTGGTAGTTATGGAAACAACAGAGGTGGCGGAAGCTACGGTAACAACCGTGGTGGAAGTGATCGCGGTGGAAACGGCGGTGGAAAACGTTGGTAA
- a CDS encoding DUF4153 domain-containing protein — protein sequence MKTKFLEITGKAKEVIFRFPMVLLMALLASIGAVCLYETNYSERYFFTCSKFTICSCLGISLMFALKMLSQRIGKSYMLESLGVIFLIGFYYILPGDKKDFTEVYKYIIIVTFLLSHLLVSFIAFLSRNKELNFWQYNKNLFVNTVLTVIFTGVLTGGMELAVLAVDKLFDFKFNNRVYFDLFFFLAISGSCLNFLIFNERGLPYLEKDSQYPVVLKFFTQFILIPLLLIYAVILYFYSFKILINWELPRGWVSYLVLAYSIVGILALLLVHPLKEDHTKSWVKAFSKLFYYTVIPLVALLFVAIFTRILEYGYTEPRYFVLLLAVWLTGLVAYFILNKKSSIKFIPVSLFIVGIFSLIFPYLNAFSVAKRSQKNELIRLLKENNLLIRNTIDFNKKISDPVINTMASQFEFLIKRKQEDFLLGLVDAKMKAKLSKDFKEPYYWSINNSLRNAFTYADKNSGITAYEQLTLEPETEVVNIKGYQYLINFQSYNRESKEINGDTFLIDNQTKINESEGLRVILNSQEEIDFTPAIRKLFQEKVKTTGIVKLKEVSVENDLGKYHLKIIFKNISMGKSSSGTHDYLYYNDALLLIKEK from the coding sequence ATGAAAACAAAATTTCTGGAAATAACAGGGAAAGCGAAAGAGGTCATCTTTCGCTTTCCTATGGTTCTCCTGATGGCTTTACTCGCGTCTATCGGAGCGGTATGCCTCTATGAAACCAATTATTCAGAACGTTATTTTTTCACCTGTTCCAAATTTACGATCTGCTCCTGCTTGGGAATATCATTAATGTTCGCTCTGAAAATGCTTTCTCAACGGATAGGAAAAAGTTATATGCTCGAATCCCTGGGAGTCATTTTTCTTATTGGATTTTATTATATCTTACCTGGTGATAAAAAAGATTTCACAGAAGTATATAAGTATATTATTATAGTAACATTCCTTCTTTCCCATCTTCTGGTTTCCTTTATCGCTTTTTTAAGCCGAAACAAAGAACTCAATTTCTGGCAGTACAACAAGAATCTCTTTGTCAATACAGTGCTTACCGTCATATTCACAGGAGTTCTTACAGGTGGTATGGAACTGGCTGTTTTAGCGGTTGATAAACTTTTTGACTTTAAGTTTAATAACAGGGTCTACTTTGATCTTTTTTTCTTTCTGGCGATCTCCGGAAGTTGTCTCAATTTCCTGATATTTAATGAAAGAGGACTGCCTTATCTTGAAAAAGACAGCCAGTATCCTGTAGTTTTAAAATTTTTCACTCAGTTTATCCTGATCCCGCTTCTTTTGATATATGCTGTTATTCTTTACTTTTATTCGTTTAAAATACTGATCAACTGGGAACTTCCGAGAGGCTGGGTTTCCTACCTGGTACTCGCTTACAGTATTGTGGGGATTCTTGCTTTATTACTGGTTCATCCTTTGAAAGAAGACCATACAAAGTCCTGGGTAAAGGCATTTTCAAAACTATTCTATTATACTGTCATTCCATTAGTTGCCTTACTTTTTGTGGCTATTTTTACCAGAATTTTAGAATACGGATATACAGAGCCCAGATACTTTGTATTGCTTCTGGCTGTATGGCTGACAGGTTTAGTGGCTTATTTTATTTTGAATAAGAAGTCAAGCATCAAATTCATTCCGGTAAGTTTATTTATCGTAGGAATATTCTCCCTTATATTTCCTTATCTGAATGCCTTTAGCGTAGCAAAAAGAAGCCAGAAAAATGAATTGATCAGACTTTTAAAAGAAAATAATCTTCTTATCCGTAATACAATCGATTTCAATAAAAAAATATCAGATCCTGTGATCAATACAATGGCCTCCCAGTTTGAATTTTTAATTAAAAGAAAACAGGAAGATTTCTTGTTAGGTCTTGTGGATGCTAAAATGAAAGCCAAATTATCAAAAGATTTTAAGGAGCCTTACTATTGGAGCATCAACAATTCTTTAAGAAATGCCTTTACCTATGCTGATAAAAATTCCGGAATCACGGCGTATGAACAGCTCACCCTGGAGCCTGAAACAGAGGTAGTGAATATCAAAGGATATCAGTATTTGATTAATTTCCAAAGCTATAACAGGGAATCAAAAGAAATTAACGGAGATACATTTCTTATCGATAACCAAACAAAGATTAATGAATCCGAAGGTCTCAGGGTGATCCTCAACTCCCAGGAAGAAATAGACTTTACTCCAGCCATTCGTAAGCTTTTTCAAGAAAAAGTTAAGACAACAGGAATTGTCAAATTAAAAGAAGTTTCTGTTGAAAATGATTTGGGCAAGTATCATCTCAAAATAATATTCAAAAATATCTCAATGGGGAAAAGTTCTTCCGGTACCCATGATTATCTGTATTATAATGATGCCCTGCTTCTGATTAAAGAAAAATAA
- a CDS encoding BlaI/MecI/CopY family transcriptional regulator, with protein sequence MKINHLTAAEENFMKLFWKLNSFYLKDIMEQHPEPKPHQNTVSTYLKILVEKGYLSTVKEGRIFKYSVLVPFEDYKKFLLKELSHHFFNDSGKEILEFLFNEKLISQDDLKGYFDLKIEIKPSKIEEPKFEFAEEILSPKKEKKVKAKRQRKG encoded by the coding sequence ATGAAAATAAATCATCTTACTGCCGCGGAGGAAAACTTTATGAAGCTGTTTTGGAAACTGAATTCATTTTATCTTAAAGATATTATGGAGCAGCATCCTGAACCCAAACCACACCAGAACACGGTGTCTACGTATTTGAAAATATTGGTTGAAAAAGGCTATCTGTCTACGGTGAAAGAAGGCAGGATTTTTAAATATTCTGTGCTTGTCCCTTTTGAAGATTACAAAAAATTTCTATTGAAAGAACTTTCACATCACTTTTTTAATGATTCGGGAAAAGAGATCCTGGAGTTTTTATTTAATGAAAAATTAATATCGCAGGACGATCTTAAAGGCTATTTTGATCTTAAAATAGAGATCAAACCTTCAAAAATTGAAGAGCCGAAGTTTGAATTTGCAGAGGAGATCCTAAGCCCTAAAAAAGAGAAAAAAGTAAAAGCAAAAAGACAAAGAAAAGGATAA
- a CDS encoding phosphatase PAP2 family protein: MEEKSSSLIHKISKVISDFFNPLISLFIFFIYMSIKAYTFKDSLSYFLPVLLMIMAPVVIWLVWNVKTGRYTNMDVSNRIQRKTLYIFIAACVIIYLAFNYIRNGYIDLVMLFILILLLTLQVSNLFIKSSMHTAFNIFVAALFFSLNWKMGVLWLGIAALVGITRIILKRHTIKEVFMGAGIAFLISFIYLYCNIQFQH; the protein is encoded by the coding sequence ATGGAAGAAAAGAGCTCTTCGCTGATACATAAAATTTCAAAGGTCATCTCAGATTTTTTTAATCCACTGATCTCTCTTTTTATTTTTTTTATTTATATGAGTATAAAAGCTTATACATTTAAAGATTCACTCTCCTATTTCCTGCCTGTATTATTAATGATCATGGCTCCGGTTGTGATCTGGCTTGTGTGGAATGTCAAAACAGGAAGATACACCAATATGGATGTATCCAACCGGATTCAGAGAAAGACATTATATATATTCATTGCAGCCTGTGTGATTATTTATCTGGCCTTCAACTATATCAGAAACGGATATATTGATCTTGTTATGCTGTTTATCTTAATTCTGCTTCTGACTTTGCAGGTCAGCAATTTATTTATTAAAAGTTCCATGCATACCGCCTTCAATATCTTCGTGGCGGCCCTATTTTTCTCATTAAACTGGAAAATGGGAGTGCTGTGGCTGGGCATTGCTGCTTTGGTTGGAATAACGAGAATTATTTTGAAGAGACACACCATAAAAGAAGTATTTATGGGGGCTGGAATAGCATTTCTGATATCTTTTATCTATCTTTATTGCAATATACAATTTCAACATTAA